GTGTTTAAAAGAAAAACTGCAAAAGACTTCTTATATGTGAGTTGCGCAAATAGTTTTATTTTGAATTGCTGCTGGTTACATAGGCGATCAATTAAAAAACCAAGTAAACGAGCTACAATCTACAAGTTTTATAGTAATGACGATTTTTTCAACATCATTATTTCTAGTTATATTAAAACCTCTTGCAACAATAGCAACAGGTTTGTTAAAAAATAGAAAAATATGGATACAAATAAGTAGTTGTATGATGATAATTTTAGCAATAATTTTAAGTATTACTAATTTACCTTTATGATTATTGATTATTGCAACATTAATGCTTTCTTTTTCATTGGCAAGCTCAACTTTATTTTACTTATTTTTAAATGAACAAAGTTTTTATAGAATTTATATTCTTCCAACGGTTTGAATTACATTTGTTTTTATGACATTTTCAACTGTTTTTGGAATATATTTAAGTAATTTAAATACTTTTGTTTCAAATAACAGTATTACTGCAAATGTTATTCTAACTGTTTTAATGGTAACCATGATTATAGTTGGTATTGTTTTGAGTTTATTTTCTAAGGAAAATAAGAATATGATACAAGTTTTTGATTCAGAGATACTTGAAAGTTTGCCGAAAAAAAATAAGACAGTATTTTTTGTTTTATACTTACTAGGTTTTTTACTTTGTTTGACTAGTGCAATGAATAATTCTTTAGTAATCAAAATGTATATAGCTTTAAATTTAAATGAATTTAATTTAAATAAAAATTCTATAGAACTATGATTAAGAATTAATAATTTTGCATATTTGCTACCAACAATCATAGCATCTGTAGTTAGTTATAAATTACTTAGAAAAGTATTTGAACAAAAGTATTTAATTTTTATAAATCTTTTTGTTTTATTCGCAGTATACACATCAATGGCGTTTATACAAAACCCATTTGTATTTATTTGTTTAAATATATTTGCAGGCATTTGCTTTAATCAAGTCATATACTCATTATTTTCTGTTTGTTTATTTTGAAACTATAGAGCAAAAAATAACCCAGTTACCGGATATTTTGGTAGTGCAATGGTATTTTCGTATCTTATTGTTGATATAACACAAAATGCAATGATAAGTTCAAGAACTGGGGTATTTAAATATTTTACTAATATAGATGACATTTTAAAACGTGAATCGAATGAATTAAAAAGTGCTTTAAACTTATTTGACAATGTTTCAACAATAATGATGTCAATAGCGTGTGTAATTATTTTAATAACAATTATTATATTCTATTTCATGAGTAACAAATTAATGGCGGATTATGCAAAATATAGAGTAGCAACTCAGAATTTAAAAGTATTAATTAAGAAAAGGGTTATTGCTAAAACTAAAACTAAAATTAATGTAGAGGTTGCAATTGATGAGGGTGTGAATGAATATGAATAAAATATTTAATGATGATATTGAAGTAGAATTTTCAATTAATCCTTTTGAAATAAATAGTATAAAAAAATCTGGAAATGAAATAATATATCAAAAAACCTCTGCTTGAAAAAAAACCTGACCAATATTATTTCCTGTTTGTGGAAATTTAAAAGAAAACCTAACTCATAATGGCTTGGATTTAAAAATCAAAAGACATGGTTTTTTTAAAGATATATCTAGATGAGAGATTGTTGATAAAAAGAATGAAAGAATTGTTTTAAATTATAAATCTGAAAAAGAGTTTTATGATTTATACCCTTTTAAATTTGAATTGGAAATAGAATTAAAACTATTAGAAGATGAATTTTTATTCACAATAAAAGTAATAAATTTAGAAAATGAAGTAATGTACTTTTCTTTGGGTCATCACCCAGGGTTTTTATTTAATGAAAACTCAAAGCTAAAACTTGAAAAAGAAGATCTTTTTACTGATAAATTTGAAGAGGGTTTGGTTTCTGATTTAGCAAAGGATATAAAAATAAAAGAGATTACTTTTTATGGCTTAGACTTTTATAATTCTAAATCTTATATGACTGATGAGTATAATTTAGGAAAAATTAAAGTTAATAATGGTAATGTGCAGTTTGATATTGTGGCAAAAGATTTTAAGGATCTTGTTATTTGAAGAGAGAGTAATGACTGTGACTTTATTTGTGTGGAAAATTGAAATGGAATTCCTGATGTCATATCTAATAATTCAAGAGAAATAAAAGATAAAAATAAAATTTTAAGTTTAAATATTGGGGAACAAAAAGAATTTTTATATAAAATTAAGTTTTAAAAAAGATGCTATTGCATTTTTTTTCATTCATCATAATATTCCATTATTAAATCTTTTAATTCTGGAACCAGCCTATCTTGTTCAACGGTCTTAAATATTTTACCTTTTTTAAAAATTATTCCACCTTTATTACCTCCGGCAATTCCAATGTCTGCCTGGCTAGCTTCTCCAGGACCGTTAACAACACAACCTAAGATAGCAACCTTTAAAGGAAATTGTAGTTCTTCTACAAATTCTTCAACTTCTTTAACAACTTCTCTTAGTGAAAACTCTAATCTACCACAAGTTGGGCAAGCAATAACTTCAACCATATTTTCAAATAAACCCATTGAGTTTAATAATCTCTTTGCAACTTTAATTTCTTCAACGGGATCTTCACTTAAACTTATTCTTATAGTGCTTCCTATTCCTTTGTGTAATAAATAACCTAATCCAAAACTGGATTTTATAGCTCCATTTAATAAACTACCAGCTTCTGTAATTCCAAGGTGAGCTGGATAATCTCAGTTTTCACTTGCCAGTTCATAAGCTTCTATAGCCATTAATGGGTCTGTTGCTTTTAAAGAATATATTATATTTTTAAAATCATACTTTTCTAAAATTTCAATGTGCTCTCTTAAAGATTCGACCATAGCTTTTGCTGTTCATCCATATTTTGCAACCATTTTTTTTGGAAGACTTCCTGAATTGACACCAATTCTTATTGGTATGTTTTTTTCTTTGCATTTTTCTACAACAGCAATTGTATTTTCTTCAATTCCAATATTTCCTGGATTAATTCTAATCTTTGCACAACCAGCATCTGCTGCTATTAATGCAAATTTATAATTAAAGTGTATATCTGCAACTATAGGAACTGGTGATTTTTCAACAATTTCCTTTAAGGCGTTTGCATCATCAATTCCCAAAACGGCAACTCGAACTATTTGACAACCCTCTTTATAAAGAGAATTTACTTGTTTTAAAGTTTCTTCAACATTGTGTGTTTTAGAAGTTGTCATAGATTGTATTACCACTTGGTTATTTCCACCAATTTGAATATCTTTTACCATCACTTTTCTAGTGTTTATTCTATTTATCATTAAATTCACCTTTAAAAGATTGTCTTTCCTCAAATATTATACACTTCTTTTAATTAAGAGTTTTTACAACTCAAAATCAAGGTATAAAAATTTTTTATGTATAATCAATATAGTAAGGAGTGAGCATTATGGCAGAAAAAACAACATTAAAAGATATTGTTCATATAAATAAGATGCTTGCTTCAAAAAACTACAATACAATAAAGGAGTTTCAAGCGTACACCGATGTAATTCAAGAATATGTTGACGATACTTTCTTTAAAAATGATGCAATTATCCAAAAATTAGTAGAATATAGTGAAAATAGCGGTAGATATTTAGATATTCATTTCAAAAGTCCTATTAATGTTGAATTAAAAGTAGAAAACATACACGATTATTTATCAAATACAAAAAGAGCTATTGAAAAAGCTATGTTTATAGAGGAAGAAATTTTTGATCATGTTATTTTTGTTGAAATAAAAAGTACATTCAGATACTTCTTAGAAAAGACTTATGAGTTTGATTCTTTAACTGACTATGAAACTCTTTATGGAATTAATACTGTGGAGTTTCATCAACAAAACGAAAGTTTTAAATACTTATATACAATTTTTGATAAATTAACTTATATTGCAAAACATTTAAATGAGAAATACTGTAAAAAGGAAGTTGTTCCATATGGTGGAGAAAGTATTAAATTTGCAACGGATTTCTTAAAAGATATTTCATTTTTAGCGAATAGTGCTGGTGAATATCAAAAACTAAGTGATATTATTGAAACCATCACCT
This genomic interval from Spiroplasma monobiae MQ-1 contains the following:
- the ispG gene encoding flavodoxin-dependent (E)-4-hydroxy-3-methylbut-2-enyl-diphosphate synthase, whose translation is MINRINTRKVMVKDIQIGGNNQVVIQSMTTSKTHNVEETLKQVNSLYKEGCQIVRVAVLGIDDANALKEIVEKSPVPIVADIHFNYKFALIAADAGCAKIRINPGNIGIEENTIAVVEKCKEKNIPIRIGVNSGSLPKKMVAKYGWTAKAMVESLREHIEILEKYDFKNIIYSLKATDPLMAIEAYELASENWDYPAHLGITEAGSLLNGAIKSSFGLGYLLHKGIGSTIRISLSEDPVEEIKVAKRLLNSMGLFENMVEVIACPTCGRLEFSLREVVKEVEEFVEELQFPLKVAILGCVVNGPGEASQADIGIAGGNKGGIIFKKGKIFKTVEQDRLVPELKDLIMEYYDEWKKMQ